One Hordeum vulgare subsp. vulgare chromosome 4H, MorexV3_pseudomolecules_assembly, whole genome shotgun sequence DNA window includes the following coding sequences:
- the LOC123449260 gene encoding conserved oligomeric Golgi complex subunit 6 codes for MAAALAPGVSRKLKKVLETRTDSPDLLASLGALSTFYEHNTPQARRNLKSSVEQRALAINRHFLDASLPAQKALDRVEGEVHALDDSWKKIEEALSSCSASTGDIISTTERLQQELEVITQRQEIVSCFLRDYQLSNEEIHALREEDIDEKFFKALLHVQEIHSNCKVLLRTHHQRAGLELMDMMSVYQEGAYERLCRWVQVECKKLGDTDNPEVSELLKKAVRCLKERPVLFKYCAEEVANMRHHALFRRFISALTRGGPGGLPRPIEVHAHDPLRYVGDMLGWLHQALASERELIAALLDPDAISDSGPANHRHSVREGDSSKGESDFTFVLNRIFEGACRPFKVRVEQVLQSQPSLIVSYKLSNTLEFYGYTISELLGVDTALCNTIWSLRDATQRTFFNILKSRGEKLLRYPPLVAVDLSPPPAVREGVSLLLELISTYNSMMVSASGKGLNFDPVISAILDPIIQMCEQSAEAQKSKGALARRGRTSSEPIGSKRDSISVDAILSKKSSTSVLSGESSSKVYLINCLSAIEEPLMDQEVATSYVKNLRSMIETHTRALVDKEADSILSKCGLSSKMPYIKNYSSTDGKDDARPLADVVETSAQMLLECLKAFYGLVTGTEGSLPEFEQLQVPRLRSDACYGLARALAEAYELIYKAVMDPKNCYPDPRSLVKHSPEQIRTILEI; via the exons TGTCCCGGAAGCTGAAAAAGGTGCTCGAGACGCGGACCGACAGCCCAGATCTGCTGGCCTCGCTGGGCGCGCTCTCCACCTTCTACGAGCACAACACCCCGCAGGCGCGGCGCAACCTCAAGTCCTCCGTCGAGCAGCGCGCGCTCGCCATCAACCGCCACTTCCTCGACGCCTCCCTCCCCGCCCAGAAG GCGTTGGATCGCGTCGAGGGGGAAGTGCACGCGCTGGACGATTCCTGGAAGAA GATTGAGGAAGCATTGAGCAGCTGTAGTGCAAGTACAGGGGATATCATCAGTACAACGGAGAGGTTGCAACAAGAACTTGAGGTCATCACTCAGCGCCAAGAAATAGTATCATGTTTCCTACGGGATTACCAACTTTCAAATGAAGAG ATACATGCACTCCGGGAAGAAGATATAGATGAGAAATTCTTTAAGGCACTATTGCATGTCCAAGAAATCCATTCGAACTGCAAGGTTCTGCTGCGAACACACCACCAG cgTGCTGGTTTGGAACTTATGGATATGATGTCCGTGTACCAAGAAGGAGCTTATGAAAGATTATGCAG GTGGGTTCAAGTTGAATGTAAAAAGCTAGGTGATACTGATAATCCTGAAGTAAGTGAACTTTTGAAGAAGGCTGTTCGGTGCCTGAAGGAAAGGCCTGTTCTGTTCAAGTACTGCGCAGAAGAG GTTGCCAATATGAGGcatcatgccttattcaggcgGTTTATAAGTGCTCTTACTAGAGGTGGACCCGGAGGGCTCCCAAGACCAATAGAAGTGCATGCTCATGATCCTCTTCGTTATGTAGGCGATATGCTGGGATGGCTACATCAG GCACTTGCATCTGAAAGAGAGCTTATAGCTGCGCTGCTTGATCCGGATGCAATAAGTGACAGTGGTCCAGCTAATCATCGTCATTCTGTAAGAGAAGGTGATTCATCCAAAGGAGAATCTGATTTCACTTTCGTTCTCAATAGAATATTTGAAGGGGCATGCCGACCGTTTAAAGTTCGAGTTGAGCAAGTTCTGCAGTCACAACCAAGTCTGATAGTTTCTTACAAACTTAGTAATACCCTGGAGTTTTATGGTTACACG ATATCAGAACTGCTGGGTGTAGACACGGCATTGTGCAATACAATATGGTCACTTAGAGATGCAACACAGCGGACATTCTTCAACATCCTGAAGAGCCGTGGAGAAAAGTTATTGCGATATCCTCCACTTGTTGCGGTTGACCTCTCTCCCCCACCAGCAGTGCGGGAGGGAGTTTCTCTGTTGCTTGAGCTCATAAGTACCTACAATAGCATGATGGTTTCTGCCTCTGGAAAAGGGTTAAACTTTGATCCAGTCATTTCTGCAATACTGGATCCTATAATTCAG ATGTGTGAGCAATCCGCAGAGGCACAAAAATCAAAAGGTGCACTTGCACGGCGTGGTAGAACTAGTTCTGAACCTATCGGAAGTAAGAGAGATTCAATCTCAGTTGATGCTATTCTATCAAAGAAATCATCTACATCGGTCCTG AGTGGTGAATCTTCGTCCAAGGTTTACCTCATCAACTGCTTATCAGCTATTGAGGAACCATTGATGGATCAGGAGGTTGCTACAAGCTATGTTAAAAACCTTCGCTCTATGATCGAAACGCACACACGTGCCTTAGTAGATAAAGAAGCTGACAGCATTCTCAGTAAATGTGGATTGTCAAGTAAGATGCCATACATAAAGAACTACAGCTCTACTGATGGCAAGGATGATGCAAGACCTCTGGCAGATGTCGTGGAGACATCGGCACAAATGCTTCTGGAGTGTTTGAAGGCATTCTATGGTCTTGTGACTGGGACAGAAGGCTCCTTGCCAGAATTCGAGCAGCTCCAGGTTCCAAGGTTACGATCAGACGCTTGCTACGGTTTGGCGAGAGCTCTAGCAGAAGCTTACGAGCTCATCTACAAGGCGGTGATGGATCCAAAGAACTGTTATCCTGACCCAAGATCGTTGGTCAAGCATTCGCCGGAGCAGATAAGAACCATACTCGAAATCTGA
- the LOC123449259 gene encoding wall-associated receptor kinase-like 14: protein MRGAALLLAAVLLHAAAATGEGNGSCVRSCGAMTLPYPFGFSSGCTIRLSCDVGIDGVGAAWLGGARELGLLVRNVTPRALILNLHPDCSRSFNASIEALFSDSYAPASGNTLVVSSCSSSEADHIKNCSSEPPDPYMDMPSSHCTANESIRCILPQRPSNASGLPLRTNNTIGHHLLNRSEILRYNCTGLVSAVSYSEAQGPSLLLGALELDWWVPGRCQCDRRANCTQFPATKTRPEGFQCDCPEGLHGDGFVDGTGCREVSKSKCNPSKYLSRDCGKIILVALIMAGIIFGAMVMGISCVVCHILKRRSASIRSQQSTKRLLSEADCAVPLYSYREIERATSGFSEDHRLGTGAYGTVYAGRLSDNRLVAVKRIKHRDNADGGLDSVMNEVKLVSSVSHRHLVRLLGCCIEQGQQILVYEFMPNGTLAQHLQRERGRPAVPWTVRLRMAAETAKAIAYLHSDVHPPIYHRDIKSSNILLDHEYNSKVADFGLSRMGMTSVDSSHISTAPQGTPGYVDPQYHQNFHLSDKSDVYSFGVVLVEIITAMKAVDFSRGPSEVNLAQLAVEKIARGCVDDIVDPFLDLHRDAWTLTSIHKVAELAFRCLAFHSEIRPSMAEVADELEQIQVSGWAPSTDDAAFMSTTSSLCSSAPSRGTDKSLGPEKSRGEALSTSAPTMAVAARETEKGAVGSSPVSVQERWFSDRSSPSSNSLLGNCSSLH from the exons ATGCGGGGCGCGGCGCTGCTTCTGGCCGCCGTGTTGCTGCACGCGGCGGCCGCGACCGGCGAAGGCAACGGGAGCTGCGTGCGGAGCTGCGGGGCCATGACGCTGCCGTACCCGTTCGGCTTCTCCAGCGGCTGCACGATACGCCTCAGCTGCGACGTCGGCATCGACGGCGTCGGCGCCGCGTGGCTCGGCGGCGCGCGGGAGCTGGGCTTGCTCGTGCGCAACGTCACGCCGCGCGCGCTCATCCTCAACCTGCATCCCGACTGCTCTCGGTCGTTCAATGCGTCCATCGAGGCGCTCTTCTCCGACAGCTACGCGCCCGCCTCGGGGAACACGCTCGTCGTCAGCTCCTGCAGCAGCTCCGAGGCCGACCACATCAAAAACTGCAGCAGCGAGCCGCCGGACCCCTACATGGACATGCCCTCGTCCCACTGCACCGCCAACGAGTCCATCCGCTGCATCCTGCCTCAACGTCCCAGCAACGCCAGCGGCCTTCCTCTTCGTACAAACAACACCATCGGCCACCATCTTCTCAACAGAAGCGAGATTCTCAGGTACAACTGCACCGGGCTGGTGTCGGCGGTGAGCTACTCCGAAGCGCAGGGGCCGTCGCTGCTGCTCGGCGCGCTGGAGCTGGACTGGTGGGTGCCGGGGCGTTGCCAGTGCGACCGCAGAGCCAACTGCACCCAGTTCCCGGCGACAAAGACGCGGCCGGAAGGGTTCCAGTGCGACTGCCCAGAGGGACTCCATGGCGACGGCTTCGTCGACGGCACCGGTTGCCGGGAAG TTTCCAAGTCCAAGTGCAACCCCTCAAAATACCTATCAAGAGATTGTGGCAAGATCATCCTCGTTGCTCTTATAATGGCAG GAATAATTTTTGGAGCCATGGTGATGGGCATCAGCTGCGTGGTGTGCCACATTCTAAAGCGCCGTTCGGCGTCCATCCGGTCGCAGCAGAGCACGAAGCGGCTCCTGTCGGAGGCGGACTGCGCGGTGCCACTCTACTCGTACCGCGAGATCGAGCGCGCCACCAGCGGCTTCTCCGAGGACCATCGGCTCGGCACGGGCGCCTACGGCACGGTCTACGCGGGCCGCCTCAGCGACAATCGCCTGGTGGCCGTGAAGCGGATCAAGCACCGCGACAACGCCGACGGCGGCCTGGACTCCGTCATGAACGAGGTGAAGCTGGTCTCCTCGGTGAGCCACCGCCACCTGGTCCGCCTCCTGGGCTGCTGCATCGAGCAGGGCCAGCAGATCCTGGTCTACGAGTTCATGCCCAACGGCACGCTGGCGCAGCACCTGCAGCGGGAGCGCGGCCGGCCCGCCGTGCCGTGGACGGTGCGCCTCCGCATGGCCGCCGAGACGGCCAAGGCCATCGCGTACCTGCACTCGGATGTGCACCCGCCCATCTACCACCGCGACATCAAGTCCAGCAACATCCTGCTGGACCACGAGTACAACTCCAAGGTGGCCGACTTCGGGCTGTCGCGGATGGGCATGACCTCCGTCGACTCGTCGCACATCTCCACGGCGCCGCAGGGCACCCCGGGCTACGTGGACCCGCAGTACCACCAGAACTTCCACCTCTCCGACAAGAGCGACGTGTACAGCTTCGGCGTGGTGCTGGTGGAGATCATCACGGCCATGAAGGCCGTCGACTTCAGCCGGGGCCCCAGCGAGGTCAACCTGGCGCAGCTCGCCGTCGAGAAGATCGCCAGGGGCTGCGTGGACGACATCGTCGACCCTTTCCTGGACCTGCACCGGGACGCGTGGACCCTCACGTCCATCCACAAGGTGGCGGAGCTGGCGTTCAGGTGCCTGGCGTTCCACAGCGAGATCAGGCCGTCCATGGCCGAGGTCGCCGACGAGCTGGAGCAGATACAGGTCAGCGGGTGGGCGCCGTCGACGGACGACGCCGCGTTCATGTCGACCACGTCGTCGCTCTGCTCGTCGGCGCCGTCGCGCGGCACGGACAAGTCGTTGGGGCCGGAGAAAAGCAGGGGCGAGGCATTGTCGACGTCTGCCCCGACGATGGCGGTGGCAGCGCGGGAAACGGAGAAGGGCGCGGTGGGGTCCTCCCCTGTGTCCGTCCAGGAGAGGTGGTTCAGCGACAGGAGCTCCCCTTCCTCCAATAGCCTGCTCGGGAACTGTAGCTCGCTTCACTGA